In the Primulina eburnea isolate SZY01 unplaced genomic scaffold, ASM2296580v1 ctg739_ERROPOS11973397, whole genome shotgun sequence genome, one interval contains:
- the LOC140821903 gene encoding L-ascorbate peroxidase 3-like — protein MTIGKEYLKDIERARRDLRALISSKNCAPIMLRLAWHDAGTYDAKTMTGGPNGSIRNEAEYTHVANNGLKIAIDLCEEIKVKYPRVTYADLYQLAGVVAVEVTGGPTIHFVPGRKDSIISPDEGRLPDARKGSSHLRDVFHRMGLSDVDIVALSGGHTLGRAHRERSGFEGPWTKDPLKFDNSYFVELLKGESEGLLKLPSDKALVHDPKFKSYVTLYAKDEEAFFRDYARSHKKLSELGFTPPSCLKSMLNKTMAAIFISATVVILSYIYETSKKVE, from the exons ATGACAATTGGTAAAGAATATTTAAAGGATATTGAGAGGGCACGTAGAGATCTTAGAGCTCTTATCTCCTCCAAGAATTGTGCTCCCATTATGCTTCGTTTGGC GTGGCACGACGCTGGCACTTATGATGCAAAAACAATGACGGGAGGTCCCAATGGCTCCATAAGGAATGAGGCTGAGTACACGCATGTAGCAAATAACGGCCTCAAAATAGCAATTGATCTTTGTG AAGAAATAAAAGTAAAATATCCAAGAGTTACATACGCTGATCTTTACCAG CTTGCTGGCGTTGTTGCAGTGGAGGTAACTGGCGGCCCTACTATTCATTTCGTTCCAGGCAGAAAG GATTCGATTATCTCCCCTGACGAGGGCCGACTTCCTGATGCTCGTAAAG GTTCATCGCATTTAAGGGACGTTTTCCATCGAATGGGCCTATCTGATGTAGATATAGTTGCATTATCCGGTGGCCACACATTG GGAAGAGCGCATCGTGAAAGATCAGGATTTGAGGGACCTTGGACAAAAGACCCTCTAAAATTCGACAATTCTTACTTTGT AGAGCTTCTTAAAGGAGAATCAGAAGGTCTATTGAAGCTTCCATCTGATAAAGCTCTGGTGCATgatccaaaatttaaatcatatgtcACCCTTTACGCAAAG GATGAAGAAGCCTTCTTTCGAGACTACGCTAGATCACATAAAAAGCTCTCAGAGCTGGGATTCACTCCACCATCATGTCTGAAATCCATGTTGAACAAGACTATGGCTGCGATTTTTATTTCTGCTACCGTTGTGATCTTGAGTTACATCTATGAAACAAGCAAGAAAGTCGAGTAG